A single window of Candidatus Neptunochlamydia vexilliferae DNA harbors:
- a CDS encoding alpha-ketoacid dehydrogenase subunit beta: MTQEIELREAIRQAIDEEMERDEKVYLMGEEVAEYNGAYKVSKGLLDKWGPERIIDTPIAENGFVGLSIGAAMTGLRPIVEFMSFNFSFVAFDQLVSNACKMYYMSGNRFNVPIVFRGPNGAAAQVSCQHSHCVEALYGNLPGFVIVAPSNPYDAKGLLKSAIRNNNPVIYLENELDYGMKMEIPTEEYLVPIGKAKILREGKHLTLISYSRMLHHCKKVVDEFAKKGIQIELIDLRTIKPLDMGTIAASVRKTHFAVLVEEGHLFAGISAEIGFQIQEQCFDFLDAPLKRVCQMETPLPYNKELERESQPNPERIRAAIESLVTPYG, encoded by the coding sequence ATGACTCAAGAAATAGAATTAAGAGAAGCGATTCGGCAAGCGATCGATGAAGAGATGGAGCGAGATGAGAAGGTTTACCTCATGGGAGAAGAGGTGGCCGAGTACAATGGCGCTTACAAAGTCTCGAAAGGACTTCTCGATAAGTGGGGACCCGAGCGGATTATCGACACTCCCATTGCAGAAAATGGCTTTGTAGGCTTAAGCATTGGCGCTGCGATGACGGGGCTCCGCCCGATCGTCGAATTTATGAGCTTTAACTTCTCCTTTGTTGCGTTCGACCAACTCGTTTCGAATGCATGTAAGATGTATTACATGTCGGGGAATCGGTTTAACGTTCCCATTGTTTTCCGCGGGCCCAATGGAGCGGCTGCCCAGGTCTCCTGTCAACACTCTCACTGCGTTGAAGCCCTTTATGGGAACCTTCCTGGCTTTGTTATTGTGGCGCCGAGTAACCCTTACGACGCAAAAGGACTTTTAAAGTCTGCGATCCGCAATAACAATCCGGTGATCTATCTCGAAAACGAGCTCGACTATGGGATGAAGATGGAGATTCCGACCGAGGAGTATCTCGTTCCGATTGGAAAAGCAAAGATTCTTCGAGAAGGAAAACACCTCACCTTGATCTCTTATAGCCGGATGCTCCACCACTGCAAAAAGGTGGTCGATGAATTCGCAAAGAAGGGGATCCAAATCGAGCTGATTGACCTCCGAACGATCAAGCCTCTCGACATGGGAACGATTGCTGCTTCTGTTCGAAAAACTCACTTTGCAGTCCTTGTCGAAGAGGGACACCTCTTTGCAGGAATTTCTGCCGAGATTGGGTTCCAGATTCAAGAGCAGTGCTTTGACTTTTTAGATGCCCCCTTAAAAAGGGTGTGCCAGATGGAGACCCCTCTTCCCTATAACAAGGAACTGGAGAGGGAGTCGCAACCGAACCCCGAGCGAATTCGCGCGGCTATAGAATCCCTGGTGACTCCCTATGGATAA